From Acidipropionibacterium acidipropionici, one genomic window encodes:
- a CDS encoding peptidoglycan D,D-transpeptidase FtsI family protein: MNKPIRWVSVFAAFMFLALLLNVTYSSVFRQASLNQDPRNLRVRDAEFSQNRGDILVGNTAVAHTVSTDGQYKYLRTYPKSAQYAPITGYYSYYFGRTALEQSQNAQLTGTSDSQVLQRITGTLSGKKPQGGSVVTTINAKAQQAAWKGLQGKKGGVVALDYTTGAVLAMATYPSYNPNQLASHNLKATQQSWKSLLADSSRPMSNRASKEIYPPGSTFKLVTAAAALQTGQYNADTQVSTPSSITLPQTTNELGNEIDCGNGTVSLTEALENSCNTAFAKIGMSLGQEKLREQAKKFGFDSTFDSDVPIVASRFPGDMNQAQVALSSIGQYDVAASPLQMAMVSAGIANNGKLMTPYLTQSVRASNLQTVWRHHNTKMSQPMSRANAQQLQKMMVSVVENGTGSPAQIDGVTVGGKTGTAQTTKDASPYAWFVGYSENPHVAVAVFIESSDTERSEIAGGSLAGPIAKSVIEAVR; the protein is encoded by the coding sequence ATGAACAAGCCGATCCGTTGGGTCTCGGTCTTCGCGGCCTTCATGTTCCTCGCCCTGCTGCTCAACGTCACCTACTCCTCGGTGTTCCGGCAGGCGAGCCTCAACCAGGATCCCCGCAACCTGCGGGTGCGCGACGCCGAGTTCTCCCAGAACCGCGGCGACATCCTGGTGGGCAACACGGCGGTGGCCCACACCGTCTCCACCGACGGGCAGTACAAGTATCTGCGCACCTACCCGAAGAGCGCCCAGTACGCCCCGATCACCGGCTACTACTCGTACTACTTCGGGCGCACCGCCCTGGAGCAGAGCCAGAACGCCCAGCTCACCGGCACCTCCGACTCGCAGGTGCTGCAGCGGATCACCGGCACCCTGTCGGGCAAGAAGCCGCAGGGCGGATCGGTGGTCACCACCATCAACGCCAAGGCCCAGCAGGCGGCCTGGAAGGGCCTGCAGGGCAAGAAGGGCGGCGTCGTCGCCCTCGACTACACCACCGGCGCGGTGCTGGCGATGGCCACCTACCCCTCCTACAACCCGAACCAGCTGGCCAGCCACAACCTCAAGGCCACCCAGCAGTCGTGGAAGTCGCTGCTGGCCGATTCGTCGCGGCCGATGTCGAACCGGGCCTCCAAGGAGATCTACCCCCCGGGCTCGACCTTCAAGCTCGTGACGGCGGCCGCGGCCCTGCAGACCGGCCAGTACAACGCCGACACCCAGGTCTCCACCCCCAGTTCGATCACCCTGCCCCAGACCACCAACGAGCTCGGCAACGAGATCGACTGCGGCAACGGCACGGTGAGTCTCACCGAGGCCCTGGAGAACTCCTGCAACACCGCCTTCGCGAAGATCGGCATGTCGCTGGGCCAGGAGAAGCTGCGCGAGCAGGCCAAGAAGTTCGGTTTCGACTCGACCTTCGACTCCGACGTGCCGATCGTGGCGTCGAGGTTCCCCGGTGACATGAACCAGGCTCAGGTGGCGCTGAGTTCCATCGGCCAGTACGACGTGGCGGCCTCACCGCTCCAGATGGCGATGGTGAGTGCAGGTATCGCCAACAACGGCAAGCTCATGACGCCCTACCTCACCCAGTCTGTGCGGGCGTCGAACCTGCAGACCGTGTGGCGTCACCACAACACCAAGATGTCCCAGCCGATGAGCCGGGCCAATGCCCAGCAGTTGCAGAAGATGATGGTCTCGGTGGTCGAGAACGGCACCGGCTCGCCCGCGCAGATCGACGGCGTCACCGTCGGCGGCAAGACCGGTACCGCCCAGACCACCAAGGACGCGTCCCCCTACGCATGGTTCGTCGGCTACTCGGAGAATCCGCACGTCGCCGTCGCCGTCTTCATCGAGTCCTCCGACACCGAGCGCAGCGAGATCGCCGGTGGCAGTCTCGCCGGGCCGATCGCCAAGAGCGTCATCGAAGCGGTGCGATGA
- the pknB gene encoding Stk1 family PASTA domain-containing Ser/Thr kinase: MTEAGSWLGGRYELLNVIGRGGMAEVWKARDHRLGRDVAIKRLRADLASDETFQARFQREAQSAAGLNHPNIVSVYDTGEGPDQNSGLSVPYIVMELVQGHTLRDVLRDDRKILPERALEFTQGVLDALSYSHAAGIVHRDIKPANVMLTETGQVKVMDFGIARAVSDTSATMTQTAAVIGTAQYLSPEQARGEVVDNRADIYATGCLLYELLVGRPPFLGDSPVSVAYQHVREIPAPPSSLDPEITPAMDAITLKALAKAPADRYQTAKQMHDDIARVLAGQMPLAPLATGAAAADESTMATQVIAPAAISGTAVRGTPVSPDSAGYATGYGTTTSGLTPVAPGEGELDSLETKEPVKKRKRWPIVLIVVLVVLALGVAGAGLYQAFGPGFGSSSTPTPTVKMVKVPAVTGMSQEGATSTLANANLKAKVTTVRKDDATAGQVIGQDPARGRSVAEGSTITITVNQGPKKLTVPTGLEGMSESAAKSALTSAGFASGDIAVKYEESSTSDVGTVTGVSPSEGTEVDEGTSVTLTIATEPAPQPTATEPAPQPTADEPETQTAPTTTGPPPEPPSTDSSAGGGSGNGTGNGDQPTGGSTP; encoded by the coding sequence ATGACCGAAGCCGGAAGTTGGCTGGGCGGGCGCTACGAGCTACTCAATGTGATCGGCCGGGGCGGCATGGCCGAGGTGTGGAAGGCCCGCGACCACCGTCTGGGGCGAGACGTCGCCATCAAGCGGCTGCGCGCCGACCTGGCCTCCGACGAGACCTTCCAGGCCCGCTTCCAGCGTGAGGCGCAGTCGGCGGCCGGGCTGAACCATCCCAATATCGTCTCCGTCTACGACACCGGCGAGGGCCCGGACCAGAACTCCGGCCTGTCGGTGCCCTACATCGTCATGGAGCTGGTGCAGGGCCACACCCTGCGCGACGTGCTGCGCGACGACCGCAAGATCCTGCCGGAGCGGGCCCTCGAGTTCACCCAGGGCGTGCTGGACGCGTTGAGCTACTCCCACGCCGCCGGGATCGTGCACCGCGACATCAAGCCGGCCAATGTGATGCTCACCGAGACCGGGCAGGTCAAGGTGATGGACTTCGGCATCGCCCGGGCGGTCTCCGACACCTCCGCGACGATGACCCAGACCGCCGCGGTGATCGGCACCGCCCAGTACCTGTCCCCCGAGCAGGCCCGCGGCGAGGTGGTCGACAACCGCGCCGACATCTACGCCACCGGATGCCTGCTCTACGAGCTTCTGGTGGGGCGTCCGCCCTTCCTCGGCGACTCCCCCGTCTCGGTGGCCTACCAGCACGTGCGGGAGATCCCGGCGCCGCCGTCGTCGCTGGATCCCGAGATCACCCCGGCGATGGACGCCATCACCCTCAAGGCCCTGGCGAAGGCCCCGGCCGACAGGTACCAGACCGCCAAGCAGATGCACGACGACATCGCCCGGGTGCTGGCCGGCCAGATGCCGCTGGCGCCGCTGGCCACCGGCGCCGCTGCCGCCGACGAGTCGACCATGGCGACCCAGGTGATCGCCCCCGCCGCGATCTCGGGGACGGCGGTGCGGGGCACCCCCGTCTCCCCCGACTCGGCCGGGTATGCGACCGGCTACGGCACCACGACGTCGGGCCTGACGCCGGTGGCCCCCGGGGAGGGGGAGCTGGACTCGCTGGAGACCAAGGAGCCGGTCAAGAAGCGCAAGCGCTGGCCGATCGTCCTCATCGTGGTGCTCGTCGTCCTCGCCCTGGGCGTCGCCGGGGCGGGCCTCTACCAGGCCTTCGGACCCGGCTTCGGCTCCTCCTCCACCCCGACACCCACCGTCAAGATGGTCAAGGTGCCGGCGGTCACCGGCATGAGCCAGGAGGGCGCCACCTCGACCCTGGCCAACGCCAACCTCAAGGCCAAGGTGACCACCGTCCGCAAGGACGACGCCACCGCGGGGCAGGTCATCGGACAGGACCCCGCGCGTGGCAGGTCTGTGGCCGAGGGCAGCACCATCACCATCACCGTGAACCAGGGTCCGAAGAAGCTCACGGTCCCGACCGGGCTGGAGGGGATGTCGGAGTCCGCCGCGAAGAGCGCTCTCACCTCGGCCGGCTTCGCCTCGGGGGACATCGCCGTGAAGTATGAGGAGTCCTCCACCTCGGACGTTGGGACCGTGACCGGGGTGAGCCCCAGCGAGGGCACAGAGGTGGACGAGGGGACGTCGGTGACGCTGACCATCGCCACCGAGCCTGCTCCGCAGCCCACCGCCACCGAGCCTGCTCCGCAGCCCACCGCCGACGAGCCTGAGACCCAGACCGCTCCTACCACGACCGGTCCTCCCCCAGAACCCCCCAGCACCGATAGCAGCGCTGGCGGCGGGAGCGGGAACGGCACCGGGAACGGAGACCAGCCGACCGGCGGCTCGACTCCTTGA
- a CDS encoding anthranilate synthase component II → MSQCRILVIDNYDSFVWNIVSYLGQIGARVEVWRNDDERFGSQNWADGYDGILLSPGPGRPEDAGVCIDVLHALAGTVPIFGVCLGMQAMAVAWGGTVSRAPEQLHGKVSQVVHNGSGVFEGLPSPLQVTRYHSLAADPATLPDCLEVTATAASPAGPVIMGLRHRQLPVEAVQFHPESVLSEHGHQMLAHWLADCGDAGAPARAASMTPLMTAS, encoded by the coding sequence ATGTCCCAATGCCGGATCCTCGTCATCGACAACTACGACTCGTTCGTGTGGAACATCGTCTCCTACCTGGGCCAGATCGGCGCCCGGGTCGAGGTCTGGCGCAATGACGACGAGCGGTTCGGCTCCCAGAACTGGGCGGACGGTTACGACGGCATCCTGCTCTCACCGGGCCCCGGACGCCCCGAGGACGCCGGCGTCTGCATCGACGTGCTGCACGCACTCGCCGGCACCGTCCCGATCTTCGGCGTCTGCCTGGGCATGCAGGCCATGGCTGTGGCATGGGGGGGAACCGTCTCCCGGGCCCCCGAGCAGCTCCACGGGAAGGTCTCGCAGGTGGTCCACAACGGCTCCGGGGTCTTCGAGGGACTGCCCTCACCGCTGCAGGTGACGCGCTACCACTCCCTGGCGGCCGACCCCGCCACCCTCCCGGACTGCCTGGAGGTCACCGCCACCGCAGCCTCCCCGGCCGGGCCCGTCATCATGGGTCTTCGCCACCGGCAGCTGCCCGTCGAGGCGGTGCAGTTCCACCCCGAGTCGGTGCTCAGCGAGCACGGCCACCAGATGCTCGCGCACTGGCTGGCCGACTGCGGTGACGCCGGGGCGCCCGCCCGCGCGGCCTCCATGACGCCGCTCATGACGGCATCCTGA
- a CDS encoding DUF881 domain-containing protein, with protein MGAPTRLPGVRMGKDEDRPSPRHARRRFGKGPLATGAVLVIAGFMVTSAATTSGGHDLRPDDQDKDLATVVRGQADHNAEQARKAAKLRTEIDRLAASRETGTGSSRTLESAAPRAGMEAVAGPAVRVTLDDAPLDVNPGGVDQNMLVVHQQDIQMVVNVLWSAGAEAMTIQGQRVTSLTGVKCVGNTVVLHGVPYAPPYRIEAIGDVAAIRRALDTSESVKIYKEYVTAYRLGWKVEDAGRVTMPAYQGPVPTKATPS; from the coding sequence ATGGGAGCACCGACGAGGCTCCCGGGGGTGAGGATGGGCAAGGACGAGGACCGGCCGTCTCCCCGGCACGCTCGACGCCGATTCGGAAAGGGCCCGCTGGCGACCGGCGCCGTCCTGGTGATAGCCGGATTCATGGTGACGTCGGCCGCCACCACCTCCGGCGGGCACGACCTCCGCCCCGACGATCAGGACAAGGACCTCGCCACCGTCGTCCGCGGACAGGCCGATCACAACGCCGAACAGGCGAGGAAGGCCGCGAAGCTCCGCACCGAGATCGACCGTCTCGCCGCCTCCCGCGAGACCGGCACGGGCTCCTCCCGGACGCTGGAGTCCGCAGCACCCAGAGCCGGCATGGAGGCCGTCGCGGGCCCCGCTGTCCGCGTCACCCTCGACGACGCGCCGCTGGACGTCAACCCCGGCGGAGTCGATCAGAACATGCTCGTGGTCCACCAGCAGGACATCCAGATGGTCGTCAATGTGCTGTGGTCGGCAGGGGCGGAGGCCATGACGATCCAGGGGCAGCGGGTCACCTCGCTGACCGGGGTGAAATGCGTCGGCAACACCGTCGTGCTGCACGGGGTGCCCTACGCCCCGCCCTATCGCATCGAGGCCATCGGGGACGTCGCCGCGATCCGCCGGGCCCTGGACACCAGCGAATCGGTGAAGATCTACAAGGAGTACGTCACCGCCTATCGCCTCGGCTGGAAGGTGGAGGACGCCGGCCGGGTCACCATGCCCGCGTACCAGGGGCCGGTTCCCACCAAGGCGACGCCCTCTTGA
- a CDS encoding cell division protein CrgA: protein MKKAAAEKEAEEARKAEAETPEAKAAAEKEEAALERKRRVSMDRSWVPGVFVPVGVLGVLWLVVYYIAGAQIPFMMALGDWNILIGMGAMAAAFAIATLWK, encoded by the coding sequence GTGAAGAAGGCGGCCGCGGAGAAGGAGGCCGAGGAGGCCAGGAAGGCCGAGGCCGAGACTCCGGAGGCCAAGGCCGCCGCCGAGAAGGAGGAGGCCGCTCTGGAGCGGAAGCGCCGCGTCTCGATGGATCGTTCCTGGGTGCCGGGGGTCTTCGTGCCCGTCGGCGTCCTCGGCGTGCTGTGGCTGGTCGTGTACTACATCGCCGGCGCGCAGATCCCGTTCATGATGGCCCTGGGCGACTGGAACATCCTCATCGGGATGGGAGCGATGGCGGCGGCCTTCGCCATCGCCACCCTTTGGAAGTAG
- the lysS gene encoding lysine--tRNA ligase, translating to MKVRMDKRARIIEGGGQAYPVDLLRDHTLSQIRSQYTGADGEPTLAEGEETDDVVTIGGRVVFVRNTGKLCFATLRDGFTETSNGERLQVMLSKAEIGADALAGWKADVDLGDFVWVRGRVVRSRRGELSVMASEWRMAAKALRPLPNLHTDLSEEARVRRRYADLVVREESRQMVRTRAAITRAIRSSLEDDGFLEVETPTLQLVHGGAAARPFNTHLNAFGIDMSLRIALELYLKRAMVGGVDRVYEMGRVFRNEGIDSTHSAEFSMLEAYMSWGNQFTIADVIKQIILTTADAVGMHQITTDAGVIDLDGEWKWVSVYPGLSQALGEEITLDTPEERLREIAAAKEIAVDDGWGAGKIVMELFGELVEPTLLQPTFVCDYPAIAQPLARPHRDDPRMVEAWDLIIGGMERGTGFSELVDPVIQRRVLTEQSLAAAAGDPEAMQLDEDFLEALEFGCPPMGGLGLGVDRLVMLFTNAGIRETILFPLLKPSI from the coding sequence ATGAAGGTCCGGATGGACAAGCGGGCGCGCATCATCGAGGGTGGCGGCCAGGCCTACCCGGTCGATCTCCTGCGCGACCACACCCTCTCGCAGATCCGGTCCCAGTACACCGGCGCTGACGGAGAGCCCACCCTGGCCGAGGGCGAGGAGACCGACGACGTCGTCACCATCGGCGGCCGCGTCGTCTTCGTGCGCAACACCGGCAAGCTGTGCTTCGCGACCCTCCGGGACGGTTTCACCGAAACCTCCAACGGGGAGCGGCTCCAGGTGATGCTGTCCAAGGCCGAGATCGGGGCCGACGCGCTGGCCGGATGGAAGGCCGACGTCGACCTGGGAGACTTCGTATGGGTCAGGGGCCGGGTGGTCCGCTCCCGCCGGGGCGAACTGTCCGTGATGGCCTCGGAGTGGAGGATGGCCGCGAAGGCGCTGCGTCCCCTGCCGAACCTCCACACCGACCTGTCGGAGGAGGCCCGGGTCCGTCGCCGCTACGCCGACCTGGTGGTGCGCGAGGAGTCCCGTCAGATGGTGCGCACCCGCGCCGCCATCACTCGCGCGATCCGCAGCTCCCTTGAGGACGACGGCTTCCTCGAGGTGGAGACGCCGACCCTCCAGCTCGTCCACGGGGGCGCCGCGGCACGGCCCTTCAACACCCACCTCAACGCCTTCGGCATCGACATGAGCCTGAGGATCGCCCTGGAGCTCTACCTCAAGCGGGCCATGGTCGGCGGAGTCGACCGGGTCTACGAGATGGGCCGGGTGTTCCGCAACGAGGGCATCGACTCCACCCACTCGGCCGAGTTCTCCATGCTCGAGGCCTATATGAGCTGGGGGAACCAGTTCACCATCGCCGATGTGATCAAGCAGATCATCCTCACCACCGCCGACGCCGTGGGCATGCACCAGATCACCACTGACGCCGGGGTCATCGACCTGGACGGCGAGTGGAAGTGGGTCAGCGTCTACCCGGGTCTGTCACAGGCCCTCGGCGAGGAGATCACCCTCGACACCCCCGAGGAGAGGCTGCGGGAGATCGCCGCCGCCAAGGAGATCGCGGTCGACGACGGCTGGGGAGCCGGCAAGATCGTCATGGAGCTCTTCGGGGAACTGGTCGAGCCGACCCTCCTGCAGCCCACCTTCGTGTGCGACTACCCGGCCATCGCCCAGCCGCTGGCCCGCCCGCATCGCGACGACCCGCGAATGGTCGAGGCCTGGGATCTCATCATCGGCGGGATGGAGCGGGGTACCGGGTTCTCCGAGCTCGTCGACCCGGTGATCCAGCGCCGAGTGCTCACCGAGCAGTCCCTGGCCGCCGCGGCCGGCGACCCGGAGGCCATGCAGCTCGACGAGGACTTCCTCGAGGCGCTCGAATTTGGCTGCCCTCCGATGGGCGGTCTCGGTCTGGGCGTCGACCGGCTGGTGATGCTCTTCACCAACGCCGGGATCCGCGAGACGATCCTCTTCCCGCTGCTCAAGCCGAGTATCTGA
- a CDS encoding heavy metal-binding domain-containing protein has protein sequence MPEPPPVSASFPRHEIPVLTLETFPGREIAEVLGSVEGCVTRSRELEPRADLSEILMVTRQDAVDAMVILALRAGADAVLGLRFDTSAISDGASEICAYGTAVKLAEQG, from the coding sequence ATGCCCGAGCCGCCCCCGGTGTCGGCGTCCTTCCCCCGCCATGAGATCCCGGTACTCACCCTGGAGACCTTCCCCGGCCGCGAGATCGCCGAGGTGCTCGGCTCGGTGGAGGGCTGCGTCACCCGCTCCCGGGAGCTGGAGCCGCGCGCCGATCTCTCGGAGATCCTCATGGTGACAAGGCAGGACGCCGTCGACGCGATGGTGATCCTGGCGCTACGGGCGGGGGCCGACGCCGTGCTGGGTCTGCGTTTCGACACCTCGGCGATCAGCGACGGGGCCTCGGAGATCTGCGCCTACGGGACGGCCGTGAAACTCGCCGAGCAGGGCTGA
- a CDS encoding aspartate/glutamate racemase family protein, whose product MRIRVINPNTSASMTATIEASAKAAAAPGTIIEAVTPTMGPASIEGHYDEALAVPGVLTEVARGVADGVDGFVLACFGDPGMDAARELAAGRPVIGIAQAAMHLAALAARGFAVVTTLSRTAGRAWDLARTYGFADRCREVLACEVPVLAVDSAEDMVADLAREALTHDGVEAIVLGCAGMAEMAARVSAETGAPVIDGVGAGVGLVETMVRNGVRGSARGEYAAPLPKRYVGLLEPFTVS is encoded by the coding sequence ATGAGAATCCGGGTCATCAATCCCAACACCTCGGCCTCGATGACGGCCACCATCGAGGCCTCCGCGAAGGCCGCCGCGGCGCCGGGGACGATCATCGAGGCGGTCACCCCCACGATGGGGCCGGCCAGCATCGAGGGTCACTACGACGAGGCGCTGGCGGTCCCGGGGGTGCTCACCGAGGTGGCGCGCGGAGTGGCCGACGGCGTCGACGGCTTCGTGCTCGCCTGCTTCGGGGATCCGGGGATGGACGCCGCCCGGGAGCTGGCCGCAGGGCGTCCGGTGATCGGGATCGCCCAGGCCGCGATGCACCTGGCGGCCCTGGCGGCACGCGGATTCGCCGTCGTGACGACCCTCTCGCGCACCGCCGGACGGGCCTGGGATCTGGCCCGGACCTACGGCTTCGCCGACCGCTGCCGGGAGGTGCTGGCCTGCGAGGTGCCCGTCCTGGCGGTGGACTCCGCCGAGGACATGGTCGCCGATCTGGCCCGGGAGGCGCTGACCCACGACGGCGTCGAGGCGATTGTCCTGGGCTGTGCGGGGATGGCCGAGATGGCCGCCCGGGTGAGCGCCGAGACGGGCGCCCCGGTGATCGACGGGGTCGGCGCCGGCGTGGGGCTGGTGGAGACCATGGTGCGCAACGGGGTGCGGGGATCGGCCCGCGGGGAGTACGCGGCACCGCTGCCCAAGCGGTATGTCGGGCTGCTGGAGCCCTTCACCGTCTCCTGA
- a CDS encoding NCS1 family nucleobase:cation symporter-1, whose translation MATTEIEGGGPSTGSATTSADDIHVGPDYHTSLYNDDLAPLVNKKWNWYNVFAFWMSDVHSVGGYVTAGSLFAFGLASWQVFVCLIVGIVVVMALANLVAKPSQRAGAPFPVIARASFGVRGANVPAVLRGIIAVAWYGIQTYLASDALVVVALKLWPSLVPYADAAQHGFAGLSTVGWGAFIVLWIGQALVFWNGMNAIRKFIDWAGPAVYVVMIALTIYMVVKAGMSNIDLTLGSVKYSGWQAVGQMVIATSIVVAYFSGPLLNFGDISRYGRTLGDVKKGNFWGLPVNFTFFSILTVVCAAATIPVYGKLITDPIETVSKIDNTFAIVLGAMTFAIATVGINIVANFISPAFDFSHVAPQKISWRAGGMIAAVGSVLITPWNLYSSDEVIHYTLDVLASFTGPLFGILVADYYLVRHQHIVTDDLYTMNPKGRYHYRKGINPTAVWATIIGGVIALSIVLIPVEPFKTLANFSWFIGAAAGALAYFLMSKGLRETYRADASASAADDVEA comes from the coding sequence ATGGCGACTACTGAGATCGAGGGCGGCGGGCCCTCCACGGGCTCGGCCACCACGTCCGCCGACGACATCCACGTCGGCCCCGACTACCACACCAGCCTGTACAACGACGACCTCGCTCCACTGGTCAACAAGAAGTGGAACTGGTACAACGTCTTCGCATTCTGGATGTCCGACGTCCACTCGGTCGGCGGCTACGTCACCGCCGGCAGCCTGTTCGCCTTCGGACTGGCCAGCTGGCAGGTCTTCGTCTGCCTCATCGTCGGCATCGTCGTGGTGATGGCCCTGGCCAACCTCGTGGCCAAGCCCTCCCAGCGGGCCGGCGCACCCTTCCCGGTCATCGCACGGGCCTCCTTCGGAGTCCGCGGCGCCAACGTCCCCGCCGTGCTGCGAGGGATCATCGCGGTGGCGTGGTACGGCATCCAGACCTACCTGGCCTCCGACGCCCTGGTCGTCGTCGCCCTCAAGCTGTGGCCCTCCCTGGTGCCCTACGCCGACGCCGCCCAGCACGGCTTCGCCGGCCTGTCGACCGTCGGCTGGGGAGCCTTCATCGTGCTGTGGATCGGCCAGGCCCTCGTCTTCTGGAACGGCATGAACGCCATCCGCAAGTTCATCGACTGGGCCGGGCCCGCCGTCTACGTCGTGATGATCGCGCTGACCATCTACATGGTCGTCAAGGCCGGGATGAGCAATATCGACCTCACCCTCGGCTCGGTCAAGTACTCCGGCTGGCAGGCCGTCGGCCAGATGGTCATCGCCACCTCCATCGTCGTGGCCTACTTCTCCGGCCCGCTGCTCAACTTCGGCGACATCTCCCGCTACGGACGCACCCTGGGCGACGTCAAGAAGGGCAACTTCTGGGGGCTGCCGGTCAACTTCACATTCTTCTCGATCCTCACCGTGGTCTGCGCCGCCGCCACCATCCCGGTCTACGGCAAGCTCATCACCGATCCCATCGAGACGGTCAGCAAGATCGACAACACCTTCGCCATCGTGCTGGGGGCCATGACCTTCGCCATCGCGACGGTGGGCATCAACATCGTGGCGAACTTCATCAGCCCGGCCTTCGACTTCTCCCACGTCGCCCCGCAGAAGATCTCCTGGCGGGCCGGCGGCATGATCGCCGCGGTCGGTTCGGTGCTCATCACCCCCTGGAACCTGTACTCCAGCGATGAGGTGATCCACTACACCCTCGACGTGCTGGCCAGCTTCACCGGCCCGCTCTTCGGCATCCTGGTCGCCGACTACTACCTGGTGCGCCACCAGCACATCGTCACCGACGACCTCTACACGATGAACCCGAAGGGCCGCTACCACTACCGCAAGGGGATCAACCCCACCGCCGTGTGGGCCACGATCATCGGCGGCGTCATCGCCCTGAGCATCGTGCTCATCCCCGTCGAGCCCTTCAAGACCCTGGCGAACTTCTCCTGGTTCATCGGGGCCGCGGCCGGTGCCCTGGCCTACTTCCTCATGTCGAAGGGGCTGCGCGAGACCTACCGTGCGGACGCCTCCGCGAGCGCTGCGGACGACGTGGAAGCCTGA
- a CDS encoding dicarboxylate/amino acid:cation symporter: MKYLKSMTTQILIASVAGVVFGVAVGPWAANLKFVGDMFIRLIQMSMVPLVMCSVIVATGAMSGKRAGKLAGRTFGWIIGLSCVSALLAWGLSVLFKPGAGMVFQGKLDPGLKQQAGATSGWQETVLNFVSKNVVDAMSAGDMVPIIVFSLLFGAALNSYIAKTGRREVLTFFEQVQQVVLTMIRFVMKVAPIGIFCLLADLAGEVGFSVVTTALKYLGTTLLGVVILMVAFTLITVARTGVSLAKIPGKLAEQTVVAVTTTSSAVTFPTVLRSAVEKFGVSQRVANFTLSIGLTMGSYGAVLNYTIVVMLLAQAGGVHLSAGQVILGMVLAVLLNMGTITVPGGFPVVAMFLASALGLPYQAVGLLIAVDWFTGMFRTFLNVNGDTLVALLVAAGTDEIDRDVFDGKTRVSAQEIDPDEYQERFATADAAD, encoded by the coding sequence ATGAAGTACCTGAAGAGCATGACCACGCAGATCCTCATCGCCTCCGTGGCGGGGGTCGTGTTCGGGGTCGCCGTGGGTCCGTGGGCCGCCAACCTCAAGTTCGTCGGTGACATGTTCATCCGGCTGATCCAGATGTCCATGGTTCCGCTGGTGATGTGCTCGGTGATCGTGGCCACTGGAGCTATGAGCGGCAAAAGGGCGGGAAAGCTCGCCGGGCGCACCTTCGGATGGATCATCGGGCTGTCCTGCGTCTCGGCCCTGCTGGCCTGGGGGCTGTCGGTGCTGTTCAAGCCGGGAGCCGGGATGGTCTTCCAGGGCAAGTTGGATCCCGGCCTGAAGCAGCAGGCCGGTGCCACCTCAGGGTGGCAGGAGACGGTCCTCAACTTCGTCTCGAAGAACGTCGTCGACGCCATGTCCGCAGGCGACATGGTGCCGATCATCGTGTTCTCGCTGCTGTTCGGGGCCGCTCTCAACAGCTACATCGCCAAGACCGGCAGGCGCGAGGTGCTCACCTTCTTCGAGCAGGTGCAGCAGGTCGTCCTCACCATGATCCGCTTCGTGATGAAGGTCGCCCCGATCGGCATCTTCTGCCTGCTGGCCGATTTGGCCGGTGAGGTCGGCTTCAGCGTCGTCACCACCGCCCTGAAGTACCTCGGCACCACGCTTCTGGGTGTCGTCATCCTGATGGTTGCCTTCACTCTGATCACTGTCGCCCGCACCGGCGTGAGCCTCGCAAAGATTCCGGGGAAGCTTGCCGAGCAGACCGTGGTGGCCGTCACCACCACGAGTTCGGCGGTCACCTTCCCCACAGTCCTGCGCAGCGCCGTGGAGAAGTTCGGCGTCAGCCAGCGGGTGGCCAACTTCACCCTGTCGATCGGCCTCACTATGGGCTCCTACGGCGCGGTACTCAACTACACCATCGTCGTGATGCTCCTCGCACAGGCCGGCGGGGTGCACCTGTCGGCGGGCCAGGTGATTCTCGGCATGGTGCTTGCTGTGCTGCTGAACATGGGCACGATCACCGTTCCCGGCGGGTTCCCGGTGGTCGCAATGTTCCTGGCGTCGGCGCTCGGGCTGCCCTATCAGGCGGTCGGTCTGCTCATCGCCGTGGACTGGTTCACCGGCATGTTCCGCACCTTCCTCAACGTCAACGGCGACACCCTCGTCGCTCTACTGGTCGCCGCCGGCACCGACGAAATAGACCGTGACGTATTCGACGGAAAGACCCGGGTCAGCGCCCAGGAGATCGACCCCGACGAATACCAGGAGCGGTTCGCGACGGCCGACGCCGCCGACTGA